A DNA window from Drosophila virilis strain 15010-1051.87 chromosome 4, Dvir_AGI_RSII-ME, whole genome shotgun sequence contains the following coding sequences:
- the Snx21 gene encoding sorting nexin-21, with translation MHAVMAKRLLPHDPSTDGPDPDDEPDSPAIEAAALAIPDQTADRTAQKAFWESFNPVKRFRPTADGSMELRFEILRAHIMPREIEDAKIKRFIAYELTVRQDSSIMDEQPAKIERRYTDFRELYQCLKRQHPNELSNINFPSKVLVGNFSTELIAERSAAFTMFLTHVASQPKLRDLDAFLNFLQHEELTQACQYLDERRNEMAIPILENCFRLLNKIYMNRSRPVLLILCRLVAACTASPVPHHSAEHWALLALSRFDTLCDIDLLPLYIPLLHTCAHLWWQRGLDQKPITDRLTDMSRQGINTANITSLMQAIHKLDPRTETI, from the exons A TGCATGCTGTGATGGCAAAACGTCTACTGCCCCACGATCCTTCGACGGATGGTCCGGATCCAGACGATGAGCCTGATAGTCCTGCCATTGAGGCCGCCGCATTGGCCATACCGGATCAGACTGCAGACCGGACGGCTCAGAAAG CTTTCTGGGAGAGTTTTAATCCAGTTAAAAGATTTCGACCCACTGCCGATGGCAGCATGGAGCTGCGCTTTGAGATTCTGCGGGCGCACATAATGCCACGTGAGATTGAGGATGCCAAAATCAAACGCTTCATTGCCTACGAGCTAACTGTGCGCCAGGACTCCAGCATCATGGACGAACAGCCAGCCAAGATTGAACGACGCTACACAGACTTTCGAGAGCTCTATCAGTGCCTGAAGCGGCAGCATCCCAACGAGCTGAGCAATATCAACTTTCCCAGCAAAGTGCTTGTGGGCAACTTTTCGACTGAGCTGATCGCCGAGCGTAGCGCCGCTTTCACAATGTTTCTCACGCATGTTGCCAGCCAGCCCAAGTTGCGCGATTTGGATGCATTCCTGAACTTTCTACAGCACGAGGAGCTGACCCAGGCGTGTCAGTACTTGGACGAGCGCCGCAACGAGATGGCCATTCCCATACTCGAAAACTGTTTTCGTCTGCTGAACAAAATCTATATGAATCGCTCCCGACCCGTCCTGTTGATACTCTGCCGTCTAGTGGCTGCCTGCACCGCTTCGCCGGTGCCACATCACTCGGCGGAGCATTGGGCTCTCTTGGCGCTCAGTCGCTTCGATACGCTCTGTGATATTGATCTGCTGCCGCTTTATATACCCCTGTTGCACACCTGTGCGCATTTGTG GTGGCAGCGCGGTCTGGATCAAAAGCCCATTACGGATCGCTTAACGGATATGTCCAGGCAGGGCATTAACACAGCCAACATAACCAGCCTTATGCAGGCCATTCACAAGCTCGATCCCCGTACTGAAACCATATGA
- the LOC6629120 gene encoding uncharacterized protein isoform X2, with amino-acid sequence MKYSLKPVAQELEKLLEKPICFIEDSVGEIALDATKNPPMGAVILLENLRFYAEETGSSKDKDKKVKADPQKVKEFREKLAQLADIYVNDAFGTAHRAHSSMMGEGYKVRAAGFLLDKELEYFSKALDDPKKPFLAIMGGAKIADKIPLINNLLNKVDQMIVAGGMAYTFLKIINNMEIGKSLFDEKGSKMINDIMKTAAEKKVEILLPVDFKCAAKMDKDPGEIKTTDIKQGVPKDLMGLDIGEKSMEMFGSAIVQAKTIVWNGPPGLFENDKFAEGTKDMLQAVVCATQDGATTIVGGGDTATACKKFGGSDKVSHVSTGGGAALELLEGKKLPGVAALSNAE; translated from the coding sequence ATGAAATATTCGTTAAAGCCCGTGGCCCAGGAGCTGGAAAAGCTGCTGGAGAAGCCCATATGCTTTATTGAAGACTCTGTGGGCGAAATAGCGTTGGATGCAACGAAAAATCCGCCAATGGGTGCCGTCATATTGTTAGAAAATCTGCGATTCTATGCCGAGGAGACGGGCAGCAGCAAAGATAAGGACAAGAAGGTGAAAGCCGATCCACAAAAGGTTAAAGAGTTCCGCGAGAAATTGGCCCAACTGGCAGACATCTATGTGAACGATGCTTTTGGCACGGCGCATCGTGCCCACAGCTCAATGATGGGCGAGGGCTACAAAGTGCGTGCGGCCGGCTTTCTGCTGGACAAGGAGCTGGAGTATTTCTCCAAAGCGCTGGACGATCCAAAAAAACCGTTTCTGGCCATAATGGGCGGCGCCAAAATTGCTGACAAAATACCACTGATTAACAATCTGCTGAACAAGGTCGATCAAATGATTGTGGCCGGTGGCATGGCCTATACATTTCTAAAGATCATCAACAACATGGAGATAGGCAAGTCGCTCTTCGACGAGAAGGGCTCCAAAATGATCAACGACATTATGAAGACGGCAGCGGAGAAGAAAGTGGAAATACTTTTGCCAGTTGATTTCAAATGCGCTGCAAAGATGGACAAGGATCCCGGTGAAATTAAGACCACTGACATAAAGCAGGGCGTGCCCAAGGACCTTATGGGCCTAGATATAGGTGAAAAATCTATGGAAATGTTCGGCTCCGCGATTGTCCAGGCCAAGACCATCGTTTGGAATGGTCCGCCAGGTCTATTTGAGAATGATAAGTTTGCCGAAGGCACCAAGGACATGTTGCAGGCGGTTGTGTGCGCCACACAGGACGGCGCCACGACAATTGTTGGCGGGGGCGATACGGCGACCGCCTGCAAGAAGTTCGGTGGCAGCGACAAGGTCTCGCATGTCTCCACTGGCGGCGGCGCTGCACTGGAGCTGCTCGAGGGCAAGAAACTGCCCGGTGTGGCGGCGCTTTCAAATGCCGAGTAA
- the Tnpo-SR gene encoding transportin-3 yields the protein MDTYSVDIVYQAISALFQGTNPKEQEKANKWLQEFQKSIYSWTIADELLHQKRDLHANYFAAQTMRNKIQNSFSELPPHTHESLRDSLITHIGQIDEQTDNVIVTQLSLAVADLALLMATWQEPISDLLKTLAPHPSAIWPLLEVLKVLPEEIDSRYLRLGANRREQVHKQLDASAECVLEFLCVCAQREDLDQQRIWNATLRTYSAWLVIHAFPLSHICDNALSQLAFRLLSQPAETSGKLHDNATECVCALLSCMGTRSGSVDTDPQVARIFEAVCQLETAYHLSVAHEDTDKTINYCRIFTTLCDAFSLDMFESQNAMKGLDLVLLCVGHFDYEVAEITFHLWYKLSEDLFQRYDEKLTARFRPHVERLISALYRHAQMESDHDGLIEENNNFYDFRRKVSDLLKDVAFIVGSGACFKQMFIILQEPNTTWESTEAALFVMQNVAKNILPEENDVIPKVVEAILNMTDQTHIAVRYTSIMLIGELCDWIENHSDLLEAVLNFLLYALQQKNGLAPAAAIALTSICSACRQKMICHISGLVEIARSLDSFQINNDVAIGLLKGISLILTKLPREQLQPALREIVGFQLQPLAQLLESSHCPLEKGERSDPVYWIDRACAIIRHTNPDVPDNVEHPTVAILNDAWPLISRVLEKYQSDLRIMERTCRLIRYAVRMVRKQAVLLVEPLIKQIVVLYALQHHSCFLYVGSILVDEFAKSNECISGLLEMLQAFIEPTFGLLQLENGLRNNPDTVDDFFRLASRYLYCCPLQLLQSSLITPIFQCALIACSLDHREANSSVMKFFTNLLTWGRSNNQRHSECRPLVIELATQHGGALVMNLIQASVFQLHSYMLADVAEVLTELKHVVSNAQMQPFLAHALDALPKKNSGGYVTATQQQLDEFSNTVLRADTTKAVAQALKTFTRLFR from the exons ATGGACACATATTCGGTAGATATTGTATATCAAGCGATTAGTGCACTATTCCAAGGCACCAATCCTAAGGAGCAGGAGAAGGCCAACAAATGGCTGCAGGAGTTTCAAAAGTCG ATATACTCATGGACCATAGCCGACGAGCTGCTGCACCAGAAACGAGACTTACACGCCAATTACTTCGCCGCCCAGACGATGCGTAACAAAATACAGAACTCGTTCAGCGAGCTTCcaccgcacacacacgaatCTCTGCGGGACTCGCTAATAACCCACATTGGTCAAATCGACGAGCAGACGGACAATGTGATTGTGACACAGCTTAGCCTGGCCGTGGCCGATCTGGCGCTCCTGATGGCCACGTGGCAGGAGCCGATTAGCGACTTGTTGAAGACGCTCGCGCCGCATCCATCGGCCATTTGGCCATTGCTGGAGGTGCTCAAGGTGCTGCCCGAGGAGATTGACTCGCGCTATTTGCGACTGGGCGCGAATCGGCGGGAGCAGGTGCACAAGCAGCTGGACGCCAGCGCCGAGTGTGTACTGGAatttttgtgcgtgtgtgcgcagCGCGAGGATCTGGACCAGCAGCGCATTTGGAATGCGACCCTGCGCACGTACAGCGCCTGGCTGGTCATACACGCGTTCCCGCTCTCCCACATCTGCGACAATGCACTCTCCCAGCTCGCCTTCCGGCTGCTCAGTCAGCCGGCGGAGACCTCTGGCAAATTGCATGACAATGCGACCGAATGCGTCTGTGCTCTGCTTAGCTGCATGGGCACACGTAGCGGCAGCGTGGATACCGATCCACAGGTGGCCCGCATCTTTGAGGCCGTCTGCCAACTGGAGACGGCATATCACTTGAGCGTCGCACACGAGGACACCGACAAAACGATTAATTATTGCCGCATCTTCACGACTCTGTGCGATGCCTTCTCCCTGGACATGTTTGAGTCGCAGAACGCGATGAAGGGCTTAGACTTGGTGCTGCTCTGTGTGGGTCATTTCGACTACGAGGTGGCCGAGATCACGTTTCATTTGTGGTACAAGCTCAGCGAGGATCTGTTCCAGCGATACGACGAAAAGCTGACAGCCCGATTCCGGCCTCACGTTGAGCGTCTCATTAGCGCTCTATATCGGCACGCGCAGATGGAAAGCGATCACGATGGACTCATCGAGGAGAACAACAATTTCTAT GATTTTCGACGAAAGGTCTCGGATCTGTTAAAGGACGTGGCCTTCATTGTTGGCTCCGGAGCCTGCTTCAAGCAAATGTTTATTATACTGCAAGAGCCAAACACAACGTGGGAATCTACCGAAGCAGCGCTCTTTGttatgcaaaatgttgccaagAATATATTGCC CGAGGAGAATGATGTGATACCCAAGGTGGTGGAGGCGATACTCAACATGACGGATCAGACGCATATTGCGGTGCGGTACACATCGATAATGCTGATAGGTGAGCTGTGCGACTGGATTGAGAATCACTCGGACCTGCTGGAGGCGGTGCTCAACTTTTTGCTGTATGCGCTGCAGCAGAAGAACGGTTTGGCACCAGCGGCTGCTATTGCGCTCACCTCCATCTGCTCGGCATGCAGGCAGAAGATGATTTGCCATATAAGCGGTCTGGTGGAGATTGCGCGCAGTTTGGACAGCTTTCAGATCAACAACGATGTGGCCATTGGGCTGCTGAAGGGCATATCCCTGATCTTGACAAAGCTGCCGcgtgagcagctgcagccggcGCTTCGTGAGATTGTGGGCTTTCAGTTGCAGCCGCTGGCACAGCTACTGGAAAGTAGCCACTGTCCATTGGAGAAGGGTGAGCGCAGCGATCCTGTTTACTGGATTGATCGCGCCTGTGCTATTATACGCCACACGAATCCCGATGTGCCCGACAACGTGGAGCATCCAACAGTTGCAATATTAAATGATGCCTGGCCACTCATCTCGCGTGTGCTGGAAAAGTACCAAAGCGATCTGCGCATTATGGAGCGCACCTGCCGCCTAATACGCTATGCTGTGCGCATGGTGCGCAAGCAAGCGGTGCTGCTAGTGGAGCCGCTGATCAAGCAAATCGTTGTGCTGTATGCGCTGCAGCATCACAGCTGCTTTCTGTACGTCGGCTCAATACTGGTCGATGAATTTGCCAAGTCGAACGAATGCATTAGCGGTCTGCTGGAAATGCTGCAGGCCTTCATCGAGCCGACCTTTGGTCTGCTGCAACTGGAGAACGGCTTGCGCAACAATCCCGATACtgttgatgatttttttcGTCTGGCCTCACGCTACCTGTACTGCTGtccgttgcagctgctgcagagcaGCCTCATCACGCCCATTTTTCAGTGCGCGCTGATTGCCTGCTCGCTGGACCATCGCGAGGCCAACTCCTCGGTCATGAAGTTCTTCACCAATCTGCTAACTTGGGGACGCAGCAACAACCAACGGCACAGCGAGTGCCGACCGCTGGTTATTGAACTGGCTACGCAGCATGGCGGCGCGCTAGTCATGAATCTGATACAAGCATCAGTGTTCCAGCTGCACTCCTACATGCTCGCCGATGTCGCCGAGGTGCTCACCGAGCTCAAGCATGTCGTCTCGAATGCACAAATGCAGCCCTTCCTCGCCCATGCGCTGGATGCGTTGCCCAAGAAGAACAGCGGCGGCTATGTAACTGCCACACAACAGCAGTTGGATGAGTTCAGCAACACGGTGCTGAG aGCGGACACCACGAAAGCCGTCGCACAGGCCCTGAAAACATTTACGCGACTCTTCCGCTAA
- the HemK2 gene encoding methyltransferase N6AMT1 — protein sequence METPHTEHLSSVDYEHVYEPAEDSFLLLDALESDLKFLDKLQPRLCVEIGSGSGIIITALAKHFAHTSICLATDINPRACNATKRTASRNGARLDSVRCNLAAALRRRSVDLLLFNPPYVVTSDEELHCQTLMSDQAANSATQRNLVYSWAGGRDGRRVIDILLEQLEDILSPSGVLYLLLLRENKPDEIIKQLANLKFKAVKYMERRIPGEYLYILKVTRDPD from the coding sequence ATGGAGACGCCGCACACCGAGCATCTCTCCTCGGTCGATTACGAGCACGTCTATGAGCCGGCGGAGgattcttttttgttgctcgACGCTCTGGAGTCGGATCTTAAGTTCCTGGACAAGCTACAGCCTCGCCTATGCGTTGAGATTGGCTCTGGCAGCGGCATCATTATCACAGCACTCGCCAAACACTTCGCCCACACCTCGATCTGCCTGGCCACGGACATCAATCCACGTGCCTGCAATGCCACAAAACGCACGGCGTCCCGCAACGGCGCCCGCTTGGACAGCGTACGCTGTAATCTGGCGGCTGCACTGCGTCGGCGCAGCGTGGACTTGCTGCTCTTTAATCCGCCGTATGTGGTAACCAGCGACGAGGAGCTGCACTGCCAAACATTGATGTCCGACCAGGCGGCGAATAGCGCAACGCAGCGCAATCTTGTCTACTCGTGGGCAGGGGGCAGAGATGGGCGGCGCGTGATCGACATTTTACTGGAGCAATTGGAGGACATACTCTCGCCCAGCGGCGTTCtctatttgctgctgctgcgcgagAACAAGCCCGACGAAATAATCAAGCAACTAGCTAACCTCAAGTTTAAGGCTGTCAAATACATGGAACGGCGCATTCCCGGCGAATATCTGTACATACTTAAAGTGACCAGAGACCCAGATTGA
- the Bacc gene encoding bacchus: MSAATEQQNNGDVAVEKVAAVSDSDVKEDLKAKAKAVAEDKSAAADAAGDAAAADNGTAKDGEDAADAADAAAAAPAKGSAKGTKRQAEAKSAESKKAKKDKPADGDSDEEEVLDDLIEGDSEIESDEYDVPYDGEEDDIECDDDDDDNDDGSGSDDQA, translated from the exons atgtctGCAGCCACAGAACAACAAAATAACGGTGATGTTGCCGTCGAGAAGGTAGCCGCCGTCAGCGACAGCGATGTGAAGGAGGATctcaaagccaaagccaaagcagttGCCGAGGACAAATCAGCGGCCGCCGACGCTGCTGGCGATGCGGCCGCTGCCGATAACGGCACAGCCAAGGATGGCGAGGACGCTGCCGATGCGgcggatgctgctgctgccgcgccTGCCAAGGGATCCGCCAAAGGCACAAAGAGGCAAGCTGAA gcTAAATCCGCCGAATCAAAGAAAGCCAAGAAAGATAAACCCGCTGATGGTGATTCCGATGAGGAGGAGGTATTAGATGATCTCATCGAGGGTGACAGTGAAATTGAAAGCGACGAATACGATGTACCCTACGATGGTGAGGAGGATGATATTGAATGTGACG atgatgacgatgacaaTGATGACGGTTCCGGCTCGGACGATCAAGCGTAA
- the Cwc25 gene encoding pre-mRNA-splicing factor CWC25 homolog: MGGGDLNLKKSWHPHTMKNQERVWKAEQAKQEEQRKLDDLRKEINEERDREELRRIGENSGVLSSSGGGEAKLEWMYKNSAELINREEYLLGRKIDKSFEQLQAEERRQESTLGVKQSINHVEHECVPFSIREYRNLQSTEQVDMQRKTMEDPLMLIKQREMESRRKLLENPVRLKEIHRILKTEQEQATKRNKKSKKSKKSKKKKARSDDDSDSNDDLDRKLAKQMKKLKGESTNDEFKLDKLLDAKYRTLTKQLDMATKHKKTKSKKKSRRRSRSSSSSSSDDSNSSAEEPSKRSRENRARRGRSNSKEAEPSKQTREIRERHGRSNSNTDERTKRRERQEVRRHRDASNSRRRRSRSRSPHRDRDQRPQRREPSRERRRRSVTPEKRPAVRHASPAAARQAAKSKPKLSESEREARLREMMDNATWREADRTKAVHKHREEYAREEAQNQARDFDQQFINKQVKKAIDNQTSIGNRIRSNLNNIQRTSAAMDANFARK; this comes from the exons ATGGGTGGCGGTGATTTG AACCTGAAAAAGTCATGGCATCCACACACTATGAAGAACCAAGAGCGCGTTTGGAAAGCGGAGCAGGCGAAGCAGGAGGAACAACGCAAATTAGATGATTTGCGCAAGGAGATCAACGAGGAGCGCGACCGGGAGGAGCTCAGGCGCATAGGAGAGAATTCTGGCGTTCTGtccagcagcggcggcggcgaagCGAAGCTGGAGTGGATGTATAAAA ATAGCGCAGAGCTAATCAATCGAGAGGAATATCTGCTGGGACGCAAGATAGACAAATCCTTTGAACAGCTGCAGGCGGAGGAGCGACGTCAGGAGAGTACACTGGGTGTTAAGCAGTCCATAAACCATGTTGAGCACGAGTGTGTGCCCTTCTCAATACGGGAATACCGTAACTTGCAGTCCACCGAGCAGGTGGACATGCAACGCAAGACAATGGAAGATCCGCTGATGCTCATCAAGCAGCGGGAAATGGAATCGCGTCGGAAACTGCTGGAGAATCCGGTGCGACTTAAGGAAATCCACCGCATACTCAAAACAGAACAGGAACAAGCGACAAAACGCAACAAAAAGTCCAAGAAGAGCAAAAAGTCAAAGAAAAAGAAGGCCAGAAGCGATGatgacagcgacagcaacgaTGACCTGGACAGAAAGCTGGCAAAGCAAATGAAGAAACTGAAGGGCGAAAGCACAAATGACGAATTCAAGCTCGACAAACTGCTGGATGCCAAATATCGTACGTTGACCAAGCAGCTGGACATGGCCACAAAgcacaaaaagacaaaaagcaagaaaaagTCACGGCGTCGCAgccgtagcagcagcagcagcagcagcgatgacagcaacagcagcgcggAGGAGCCGAGCAAACGGAGCAGGGAAAACAGGGCAAGACGTggcagaagcaacagcaaagaAGCTGAGCCGAGCAAACAGACCAGGGAAATAAGAGAAAGACATggcagaagcaacagcaacaccgaTGAGCGAACAAAACGCAGGGAGCGGCAGGAAGTCAGAAGGCATCGCGACGCTAGCAATAGCAGAcgcagaagaagcagaagtcGCAGTCCACATAGAGATCGAGATCAGCGGCCGCAGCGGAGAGAACCCAGCAGGGAGAGACGGCGACGCAGCGTAACACCGGAAAAACGTCCAGCTGTTCGACATGCGTCGCCAGCGGCGGCACGTCAGGCAGCGAAATCCAAGCCCAAGCTGAGCGAAAGTGAGCGTGAAGCGCGTCTGCGCGAGATGATGGACAATGCCACATGGCGGGAGGCGGATCGCACCAAGGCTGTGCACAAGCATCGCGAGGAATATGCACGCGAGGAGGCGCAAAACCAGGCACGCGACTTTGACCAACAATTCATCAACAAGCAGGTGAAGAAGGCCATTGATAATCAGACCTCCATTGGCAACCGCATACGTTCCAATCTAAACAATATACAGCGCACCTCGGCCGCCATGGATGCGAACTTTGCCCGCAAGTAG
- the LOC6629122 gene encoding phosphoglycerate kinase, producing MAFNKLSIENLDLEGKRVLMRVDFNVPIKEGKITSNQRIVAAVDSIKLALAKKAKSVVLMSHLGRPDGNKNLKYTLAPVAEELTKLLGQKVTFLNDCVGSEVEAACKDPAPGSVILLENVRFYLEEEGKGVDATGAKVKADPAKVKEFRSSLAKLGDVYVNDAFGTAHRAHSSMMGDGYEKRAAGLLLNKELKYFSQALDKPPNPFLAILGGAKVADKIQLIENLLDKVNEMIIGGGMAFTFLKVLNNMKIGGSLFDEEGSKIVQNLVDKAKKNNVQLHLPVDFVCGDKFAENATVSEATVESGIPDGHMGLDVGPKSRELFAAPIARAKLIVWNGPPGVFEFPNFANGTKAIMDGVVAATKNGTVSIIGGGDTASCCAKWNTEALVSHVSTGGGASLELLEGKTLPGVAALSNA from the exons ATGGCCTTTAATAAGCTGAGCATCGAGAACCTGGATCTGGAGGGCAAACGCGTGCTAATGCG CGTTGATTTCAATGTGCCCATCAAGGAAGGCAAGATCACCAGCAATCAGCgcattgttgccgctgtggACAGCATCAAGTTGGCTCTGGCCAAGAAGGCCAAGTCTGTGGTGCTCATGTCGCATCTGGGTCGTCCCGATGGCAACAAGAACCTGAAGTACACGTTGGCCCCCGTTGCCGAGGAGCTGACCAAGTTGCTCGGCCAGAAAGTAACATTCCTTAACGATTGTGTCGGCAGCGAAGTGGAGGCCGCTTGCAAGGATCCCGCACCCGGCTCCGTTATTCTGCTGGAGAATGTGCGCTTCTACCTGGAGGAAGAGGGCAAGGGCGTGGACGCCACTGGCGCCAAGGTGAAAGCCGATCCGGCCAAGGTCAAGGAGTTCCGCAGCAGCCTTGCCAAGCTGGGCGATGTCTATGTGAACGATGCCTTCGGCACGGCACATCGTGCCCACAGCTCCATGATGGGTGATGGCTATGAGAAGCGTGCGGCTGGTTTGCTGCTCAACAAGGAGCTCAAGTACTTCTCGCAGGCCCTGGACAAGCCACCAAATCCCTTCCTGGCTATTCTGGGCGGCGCCAAGGTGGCCGACAAGATCCAGCTCATTGAGAACTTGCTCGACAAGGTCAATGAGATGATCATTGGTGGCGGCATGGCCTTCACCTTCCTCAAGGTCCTTAACAACATGAAGATTGGCGGCTCTCTGTTCGACGAGGAGGGCTCCAAGATCGTCCAGAATCTGGTGGACAAGGCCAAGAAGAACAATGTGCAGCTGCATTTGCCCGTTGATTTCGTCTGCGGCGATAAGTTTGCCGAAAATGCAACCGTCAGCGAGGCCACCGTCGAGAGCGGCATTCCCGATGGCCACATGGGCTTGGATGTGGGCCCCAAGTCTCGCGAGCTTTTCGCCGCGCCCATTGCGCGTGCCAAGCTGATTGTCTGGAACGG ACCACCCGGCGTGTTCGAGTTCCCCAACTTTGCCAATGGCACCAAGGCAATTATGGATGGCGTTGTGGCTGCCACCAAGAATGGCACCGTTTCCATCATTGGCGGCGGCGATACGGCCTCTTGCTGCGCCAAATGGAACACAGAGGCGCTCGTCTCGCACGTATCCACCGGCGGCGGCGCTTCGCTGGAACTGCTCGAGGGCAAGACACTGCCAGGCGTGGCTGCCCTATCCAACGCCTAA
- the LOC6629120 gene encoding uncharacterized protein isoform X1, producing MLHLEQKFLTSIISQWCLSKKLVSHGCKFHTVRNYGDKGECEDDGKLPKKLSLKDVDVADKRVFMRVDFNVPMKDGKITNNQRIVAALPSIKHVLEKKAKSVVLASHLGRPDGKKNMKYSLKPVAQELEKLLEKPICFIEDSVGEIALDATKNPPMGAVILLENLRFYAEETGSSKDKDKKVKADPQKVKEFREKLAQLADIYVNDAFGTAHRAHSSMMGEGYKVRAAGFLLDKELEYFSKALDDPKKPFLAIMGGAKIADKIPLINNLLNKVDQMIVAGGMAYTFLKIINNMEIGKSLFDEKGSKMINDIMKTAAEKKVEILLPVDFKCAAKMDKDPGEIKTTDIKQGVPKDLMGLDIGEKSMEMFGSAIVQAKTIVWNGPPGLFENDKFAEGTKDMLQAVVCATQDGATTIVGGGDTATACKKFGGSDKVSHVSTGGGAALELLEGKKLPGVAALSNAE from the exons ATGTTGCACTTAGAACAGAAATTTTTGACTTCAATAATTAGCCAATGGTGTTTGTCAAAAAAACTTGTAAGCCATGGCTGCAAATTCCACACTGTGCGAAATTATGGTGACAAAGGAGAATGCGAGGACGATGGTAAGCTGCCGAAAAAGCTAAGCCTAAAGGACGTGGATGTGGCTGATAAGCGGGTTTTTATGCGAGTGGACTTCAATGTGCCGATGAAGGATGGCAAAATAACTAACAATCAGCGCATTGTGGCGGCACTGCCGAGCATTAAACACGTGCTGGAGAAGAAAGCCAAATCTGTG GTTTTGGCCTCGCACTTGGGCCGTCCAGATGGCAAGAAGAATATGAAATATTCGTTAAAGCCCGTGGCCCAGGAGCTGGAAAAGCTGCTGGAGAAGCCCATATGCTTTATTGAAGACTCTGTGGGCGAAATAGCGTTGGATGCAACGAAAAATCCGCCAATGGGTGCCGTCATATTGTTAGAAAATCTGCGATTCTATGCCGAGGAGACGGGCAGCAGCAAAGATAAGGACAAGAAGGTGAAAGCCGATCCACAAAAGGTTAAAGAGTTCCGCGAGAAATTGGCCCAACTGGCAGACATCTATGTGAACGATGCTTTTGGCACGGCGCATCGTGCCCACAGCTCAATGATGGGCGAGGGCTACAAAGTGCGTGCGGCCGGCTTTCTGCTGGACAAGGAGCTGGAGTATTTCTCCAAAGCGCTGGACGATCCAAAAAAACCGTTTCTGGCCATAATGGGCGGCGCCAAAATTGCTGACAAAATACCACTGATTAACAATCTGCTGAACAAGGTCGATCAAATGATTGTGGCCGGTGGCATGGCCTATACATTTCTAAAGATCATCAACAACATGGAGATAGGCAAGTCGCTCTTCGACGAGAAGGGCTCCAAAATGATCAACGACATTATGAAGACGGCAGCGGAGAAGAAAGTGGAAATACTTTTGCCAGTTGATTTCAAATGCGCTGCAAAGATGGACAAGGATCCCGGTGAAATTAAGACCACTGACATAAAGCAGGGCGTGCCCAAGGACCTTATGGGCCTAGATATAGGTGAAAAATCTATGGAAATGTTCGGCTCCGCGATTGTCCAGGCCAAGACCATCGTTTGGAATGGTCCGCCAGGTCTATTTGAGAATGATAAGTTTGCCGAAGGCACCAAGGACATGTTGCAGGCGGTTGTGTGCGCCACACAGGACGGCGCCACGACAATTGTTGGCGGGGGCGATACGGCGACCGCCTGCAAGAAGTTCGGTGGCAGCGACAAGGTCTCGCATGTCTCCACTGGCGGCGGCGCTGCACTGGAGCTGCTCGAGGGCAAGAAACTGCCCGGTGTGGCGGCGCTTTCAAATGCCGAGTAA
- the Snapin gene encoding SNAPIN protein homolog has translation MDKDSDSTVTSIDENTENFCSNPTRDILAEGITNLFKPTIEKLDERVASTIQLQSELRGQLDALAAQLRDIEKAQNQIPEFAEKVKELLNVKHKVTIINNVLSSSQERLIGLHKLIEKEQRRRQALLDSALSTNIS, from the coding sequence ATGGATAAAGATTCGGATTCCACGGTCACTTCCATAGACGAAAACACGGAAAACTTCTGCAGCAATCCCACACGCGATATCCTGGCCGAAGGCATCACGAACCTGTTCAAGCCCACCATCGAGAAGCTTGACGAGCGCGTGGCTTCGACGATACAACTGCAATCGGAGCTGCGTGGACAGTTGGATGCACTGGCCGCCCAGTTGCGAGACATCGAGAAGGCGCAGAATCAAATACCCGAGTTTGCGGAGAAGGTCAAAGAGCTGCTGAACGTCAAGCACAAGGTGACCATCATCAACAACGTGCTGAGCAGCAGCCAGGAGCGCCTGATAGGCCTGCACAAGCTAATCGAGAAGGAGCAGCGCCGGCGCCAGGCGCTGCTGGACTCGGCGCTAAGCACCAACATATCATAG